The Bacillus sp. F19 DNA segment CGGAAGCGTTGGCCTTTTGCCGACTTTAAAAGCAATTGAAAGCAGAAAGACAATTGCCCTTGCAAATAAAGAGACACTGGTAACTGCAGGTCATCTTGTAACAGAACACGCCAAAAAATATGGTGTAGCCCTTCTGCCTGTTGACAGTGAGCATTCTGCTATTTTTCAGTGTTTGCAGGGAGAAAATCCTAAATCACTGGAAAGACTGATTGTGACAGCATCCGGCGGAAGCTTCCGCGACAGAAAGCGCGAAGAATTAGCAGATGTTACAGTTGACGAGGCACTCAATCATCCGAATTGGTCCATGGGTGCTAAAATTACAATCGATTCTGCTACTATGATGAACAAAGGTCTTGAAGTCATTGAGGCACACTGGCTCTTTGATCTTCCGTATGAAAAGATCGAGGTGCTGCTTCATAAAGAAAGCATTATTCACTCTATGGCAGAGTTTCATGATCGAAGTGTTATTGCACAGCTCGGATCACCGGATATGAGAGTTCCTATTCAATATGCATTATCCTATCCCGAAAGACTGCCGCTTTCTTCAACTAAGCAATTAAATCTATGGGAAGTCGGCAAGCTGCATTTTGAAAAAGCGGACTTTGAGAGATACCGCTGCTTACAATTCGCCTATGATTCAGGTAAAATAGGTGGTACAATGCCAACTGTGCTGAATGCTGCAAACGAAGAAGCAGTCGGAGCATTTTTAAAAGGACAAATTGCCTTTCTTCAAATTGAAGATCTCATCGAAAAAGCTTTGGCAAAACATAGTGTGATATCAAACCCGGATTTGCATATCATTCAGGAAGTGGACAAAGAGACTAGACAATTTGTTCAAACATTATATTCATAAAGGTGGTCATGAAACGTGAATACCGTTTTAGCGTTTGTAATTATTTTTGGAGCACTCGTATTCTTTCACGAGCTGGGACATTTAGTTTTAGCAAAACGGGCAGGTATTTTATGCCGAGAATTTGCAATCGGGTTTGGACCGAAAATCTTTTCATTTATGAAAGATGAAACCGTCTATACCATCAGACTTCTTCCCCTTGGCGGATTTGTCCGCATGGCTGGTGAAGATCCAGAAATGATCGAAGTGAAGCCTGGATATAATGTAGGTTTGCTGTTTAATAAAGAAAATAAAGTTGAAAAAATCATCCTTAATAATAAGGAAAAATATCCTCGTGCAAGAGTCATTGAAGTAGAACAGGCTGACCTTGAACACAAAATGTTCATTTCAGGCTATGAACAGGGCGAAGAGGATGAAATTCTGAAAAACTTTGAAGTAAGTGAAAAATCTTTCTTCATTGTAGATGGTTCAGAGGTTCAAATTGCCCCCTATAACCGCCAGTTTGGTTCAAAAACGCTTGGACAGCGGACAGCGGCG contains these protein-coding regions:
- the dxr gene encoding 1-deoxy-D-xylulose-5-phosphate reductoisomerase, yielding MKKISLLGATGSIGQQTLDVIRSHPDQFQLVAMSFGSNLELGRKAISDFSPSLAAVNDIHVYSQLKEEFPNINFTYGAEGLIEAAVISEAEIVVNAVVGSVGLLPTLKAIESRKTIALANKETLVTAGHLVTEHAKKYGVALLPVDSEHSAIFQCLQGENPKSLERLIVTASGGSFRDRKREELADVTVDEALNHPNWSMGAKITIDSATMMNKGLEVIEAHWLFDLPYEKIEVLLHKESIIHSMAEFHDRSVIAQLGSPDMRVPIQYALSYPERLPLSSTKQLNLWEVGKLHFEKADFERYRCLQFAYDSGKIGGTMPTVLNAANEEAVGAFLKGQIAFLQIEDLIEKALAKHSVISNPDLHIIQEVDKETRQFVQTLYS